The window CCCACAAGCCCGCCAAATGCTTCATCGTCCAGCGCGAGGAAGTGGAGGCGCGGCTCAACGGCGAGCGCGACGTCGACATGCTCGCCGCCATGGAGGCGGCGCAGTCCGCCGGCCGCGACGTGCCCTGCGTGCCCGTCGCCTCGACCGATCCGCTCTACATCCTCTACACCTCCGGCACCACCGGCCAGCCGAAAGGCGTCGTGCGCGACAATGGCGGCCACATGGTGGCGCTGAAATGGTCGATGAACGCGATCTACGGCATCGATCCGGGCGAGGTGTTCTGGGCCGCCTCCGACGTCGGCTGGGTGGTCGGCCATTCCTACATCGTCTATGCGCCGCTCCTGCACGGCTGCACGACCATCGTCTTCGAAGGCAAGCCGGTCGGCACGCCCGATGCGGGCGTGTTCTGGCGGGTGATCGCCGAGCACAATGTCGCCGCCCTCTTCACCGCGCCGACGGCGTTCCGCGCCATCAAGCGCGATGACCCGAAGGGACTGCTCATCAGCGACTACGACCTCGGCACGTTCCGGACCCTGTTCCTGGCCGGCGAGCGCGCCGATCCGGACACCATCCAGTGGGCCGAGGAGCACCTCAAGGTGCCGGTCATCGACCATTGGTGGCAGACGGAGACCGCCTGGGCGATCGCCGCCAACCCGGTCGGCCTCGGCATGCTGCCGGTGGTCTACGGCTCGCCGACGGTGGCGATGCCCGGCTACGACGTGCAGATCCTCGACGATGCCGGCCATCCGGTTGCGGCCGGCACGCTCGGCAACATCGTCGTCAAGCTGCCGCTGCCGCCGGCCTGCCTGCCGACGCTGTGGCAGAACGACGAGCGCTTCAAGGAGAGCTACCTCGCCGAATTCCCCGGCTACTACAAGACGGCCGACGCCGGCTACATGGACGAGAACGGCTATCTGTTCATCATGGCCCGCACCGACGACATCATCAACGTCGCCGGCCACCGGCTCTCCACCGGCGGCATGGAAGAGGTGCTGGCGAGCCATCCGGACGTCGCCGAATGCGCCGTCATCGGCATTCACGACCAGCTCAAGGGCCAGGCGCCTTGCGGCTTCGTCGTGTTGAAGTCGGGCGTCGACCGGGAGCACGAGGAGATCGAGAAGGAACTGGTCGGGCTGGTGCGCGAGAAGATCGGCCCCGTCGCCGCCTTCAAGATCGCGGTCACCGTCGACCGGCTGCCGAAGACGCGGTCGGGCAAGATCCTGCGCGGCACCATGCGCCAGATCGCCGACGGCGAGGAATACCGGATGCCCGCGACTATCGACGATCCGGCGATCCTCGATGAAATCATGGAAGCGCTGAAGGAGCATGGCGTCGGCTGATCCGACGCCGGCCATTGCCGCCGATTTTACGAAAGGGCGTCGTCCAAATGGCCGGCGCCCTTTTCTTTTGCCGTTTCGCCGGGCGCTTGCCTGGTCGCCGGCACGAGTTGGGCCCATTCGCCCGATTTGGCGCGGCGTTTTGACAGGGTCTAATTTGGTTTTCCTGCTGCGCCCGTGCGCCGGATGTCGGCGCTCGCCGTGTCGGGCGGCGCGGGTGCTGTCATGGCCCGGGCGGCAAAGTCGGGGAAAACACGTCCTGCCCCCTGTTCCAACCGACAGCGGGCTGCTCTAGAGTGCCGCCGACTAAAGGACCATGCGGAGGCTGATATGGGGCTTGAAGGAAAATCCGCGATCGTTACCGGCGCCGCCCGCGGCATCGGCTATGCGATCGCCCGGCGGTTCGCCAATGACGGTGCCAAGGTGGTACTGGCGGACGTCGACGAGAAGCGCGGCCAGGAGGCCGCGGAAAGCCTTGCCGATGTCGGCACGGTCAGCTTCGTCCATTGCGATGTCGGCGAAAAGCTCGACGTGCGGAACCTCGTTGCCGCGACGCTGGAACAGCACGGCGAGATCGACGTCCTCGTCAACAATGCGGGCATCATCCATGGCTGCCCGTTCCTGGACCTGGAGGAGGCCGACTTCGACCGGGTCCTTCGGATCAATCTGAAGGGCATGTTCCTCGTCAGCCAGGCGGTGGCGCGGTACATGGTGGAGCGGGTGGAGGCCGGCGGCGAGCCCGGCGCCATCGTCAACATGTCGTCGATCAACGCGGTCTTTGCGATCCCGGACAACGTGCCCTATTCGGTCTCCAAGGGCGGGGTCAACCAGCTCACCAAGGTGATGGCGCTGTCGCTGGCGCCCCACGGCATCCGGGTCAACGCGATCGGCCCCGGCTCGATCATGACCGACATGCTGTCGACCATCACCACCGACGAGGCGGCCCGCAAGAAGGTGCTGTCGCGCACCCCGATGGGCCGCATCGGCGAGCCGCACGAGATCGCCGCCATCGCCGCGTTCCTTGCCTCCTCGGAGGCGAGCTACATGACCGGCCAGACGGTTTATGCCGACGGCGGCCGCCTGCCGCTCAACTACACCGTCGCGGTGCCGGACGAGAGCTGAGCCTCGCAAGGTCTGCTGAAAGGCTGTTTCTGGATTGCCGCGTCGGCCTGCCCAGGCTCGCGTCACGCGCCGCTCCCCGTCCTTCGGACCCTCGCAATGACGTTGAAATGTTTATTGAATTTCAACTCGCCGTCATTGCGAGCGGAGCGAAGCAATCCAGCGCAGCATGGCAGCAGCGCTGGTCTAAAGGGAAAGTCCTGTTGGCCAAGCCGGATGTCTTTCCCGCCTTGTCATTCCGACGAGCGCTGCCGGGAGCGGTTCCCAACAAAAAACGGCGCTGCCCGCGGGTAGCGCCGTTTTCGATTCTGCTGCGGACTTTGGAGGATCGAGCCTATTCGGGCTTCCGGTCCTCGCCGCTCTCCTCGCTGGGGCTCTCTTCGCCCGAACCCGCCTCTTCTTCGGCGCTGTCTTCGCTCGCCTCGCTGGAGGTCTCTTCCTCGCCGGA of the Rhodobium gokarnense genome contains:
- a CDS encoding propionyl-CoA synthetase, with amino-acid sequence MASRYNEVYEGWKNDPDGFWGNAAEEIDWFTPYDKVFDADSGAYGRWFPGATCNTCYNCLDRHVERGRPGQAALIYDSPITGRKASYTYAELLDRVKAMSAVLLDNGVQKGDRVIIYMPMIPEAVMAMLACARIGAVHSVVFGGFASKELATRIDDAKPTAIISASCGIEPGRVIAYKPLLDGAIDLSTHKPAKCFIVQREEVEARLNGERDVDMLAAMEAAQSAGRDVPCVPVASTDPLYILYTSGTTGQPKGVVRDNGGHMVALKWSMNAIYGIDPGEVFWAASDVGWVVGHSYIVYAPLLHGCTTIVFEGKPVGTPDAGVFWRVIAEHNVAALFTAPTAFRAIKRDDPKGLLISDYDLGTFRTLFLAGERADPDTIQWAEEHLKVPVIDHWWQTETAWAIAANPVGLGMLPVVYGSPTVAMPGYDVQILDDAGHPVAAGTLGNIVVKLPLPPACLPTLWQNDERFKESYLAEFPGYYKTADAGYMDENGYLFIMARTDDIINVAGHRLSTGGMEEVLASHPDVAECAVIGIHDQLKGQAPCGFVVLKSGVDREHEEIEKELVGLVREKIGPVAAFKIAVTVDRLPKTRSGKILRGTMRQIADGEEYRMPATIDDPAILDEIMEALKEHGVG
- a CDS encoding SDR family NAD(P)-dependent oxidoreductase, translated to MGLEGKSAIVTGAARGIGYAIARRFANDGAKVVLADVDEKRGQEAAESLADVGTVSFVHCDVGEKLDVRNLVAATLEQHGEIDVLVNNAGIIHGCPFLDLEEADFDRVLRINLKGMFLVSQAVARYMVERVEAGGEPGAIVNMSSINAVFAIPDNVPYSVSKGGVNQLTKVMALSLAPHGIRVNAIGPGSIMTDMLSTITTDEAARKKVLSRTPMGRIGEPHEIAAIAAFLASSEASYMTGQTVYADGGRLPLNYTVAVPDES